DNA sequence from the Prinia subflava isolate CZ2003 ecotype Zambia unplaced genomic scaffold, Cam_Psub_1.2 scaffold_90_NEW, whole genome shotgun sequence genome:
gtgcccggccgctgggggctaagtccggccggggagaacaggtctacccggtgctcggccgctggggactaagtccggccggggagaacaggtctacccagtggtggtcggccgctgggggctaagtccggccggggagaacaggtctacccagtgcccggccgctgggggctaagtccggccggggagaacaggtctacccggtgctcggccgctggggactaagtccggccggggagaacaggtctacccagtggtggtcggccgctgggggctaagtccggccggggagaacaggtctacccagtgcccggccgctgggggctaagtccggccgcgGACAACCGGTCTACccggtgctcggccgctggggactaagtccggccgCGGACAACCGGTCTACCcagtgctcggccgctggggactaagtccggccgCGGACAACCGGTCTTCCCAGCAAGTGGCTACCAGGTAGGAAGTCCGGCTAGGGTTAGTAAGTGTTTACCGCTGTAGGTCGTCACGTACCCCGTGTGGCCGAGGACCCCATGTCCATTTGCTGTCGTCCCGCCAGGCGGCCAAGTCTACCCAGCAGCCTCCGAAAAGGTAGGGCACCGGACCGTGCGCGCGCCCCCTGGCTGCAGCCGTGAGCGCCCATCACGACGCCAGGGGGCGCACTTGCCAGGACCAAGAAGCGCGGCCGGGCTGCCGGCTGGTCCCGGCGCACCGGCacccggcgccccggcacccggaccccggcgccccggcacccggaccccggcgccccggcacccggaccccggcgccccggcacccggaccccggcgccccggcacccggaccccggcgccccggcacccggaccccggcgccccggcacccggacccctggccccggcacccggaccccggcgccccggcacccggacccctggccccggcacccggaccccggcgccccggcacccggaccccggcgccccggcacccggaccccggcgccccggcacccggaccccggcgccccggcacccggaccccggcgccccggcacccggacccctggccccggcacccggaccccggcgccccggcacccggacccctggccccggcacccggaccccggcgccccggcacccggaccccggcgccccggcacccggaccccggcgccccggcacccggaccccggcgccccggcacccggaccccggcgccccggcacccggacccctggccccggcacccggaccccggcgccccggcacccggacccctggccccggcacccggacccctggccccggcacccggaccccggcgccccggcacccggaccccggcgccccggcacccggaccccggcgccccggcacccggaccccggcgccccggcacccggacccctggccccggcacccggacccctggCCCCACGGAACCAGGTCTACCCCTTCTCCCGGAGACGACAGCGGAGAGACCACCCTCTCCACCGCGCACGCGCGCGGGGAAGGGAAgcccgccaccgccgccgcccacACCGCACAAGCCAAGCCCCCGCCCCGCGTATCGGGCCCGGGACCCGCGCGGAGGGAAGTCGAGGCCGtgcggccccgggcggggcctCTCTCTCAGGCGCGCCCGGAGCGCGCCCCCCTTCTCGCCAGCTGGCGGCACGCGGCCCTTTTCGCCGGCTCGCCCGGGCTCCCGAACCCCGCGTATCGGGCCTGGGACCCGCGCGGAGGAGAGCACCCGGGCGGACCGCGCTAGCACGGGCGCCCGCGCGCCCGCGCCGCCGGAGCCCCCCGTCGGCCCCGGCCCGCCGAGAGAGGCCTcggaggaggaaggaaggaaggaaggcaggaaggggGCACCGCACCCGCAACGCCGGAGCGGCGGGCCGGCCCCCCACACCGAGCGAGCGTGCGATTTCTCTCGAGCGACAAAAGCTTGTGTCGAGGGCTGATTCTCAATAGATCGCAGcgagggagctgctctgctacGTACGAAACCCTGACCCAGAATCAGGTCGTCTACGAATGATTTAGCGCCGAGTGCCCCACGATCATGCGGTACGCGACGGGGGAGAGGCGGCGCCACATCCGTCCGCCCCTCCGTTCCCAACCACGAGCGGCGCTCCTCACCGGGCCCGCCCGAGGGCGGGCGGCCGGCTATCGCGAGCCCACCGAGGCGCCGGCGGCGCTGCGGTATCGCTACGTCTAGGCGGGATTCTGACTTAGAGGCGTTCAGTCATAAGCCCGCAGATGGTAGCCTCGCGCCAGTGGCTCCTCAGCCAAGCGCACGCACCAGGGGTCTGAACCTGCGGTTCCTCTCGTACTGAGCAGGATTACTATTGCAACAACACATCATCAGTAGGGTAAAACTAACCTGTCTCACGACGGTCTAAACCCAGCTCACGTTCCCTATTAGTGGGTGAACAATCCAACGCTTGGTGAATTCTGCTTCACAATGATAGGAAGAGCCGACATCGAAGGATCAAAAAGCGATGTCGCTATGAACGCTTGGCCGCCACAAGCCAGTTATCCCTGTGGTAACTTTTCTGACACCTCCTGCTTAAAACCCAAAAAGCCAGAAGGATCGTGAGGCCCCGCTTTCACGGTCTGTATTCGTACTGAAAATCAAGATCAAGCGAGCTTTTGCCCTTCTGCTCCGCGGGAGGTTTCCGTCCTCCCTGAGCTCGCCTTAGGACACCTGCGTTACGCTTTGACAGGTGTACCGCCCCAGTCAAACTCCCCACCTGCCGCTGTCCCCGGAGCGGGTCGCGGCCGGCGCGCGCCGGCCGCTTGGCGCCAGAAGCGAGAGCCCCCCTCGGGGCTCGCCCCCCCGCCTCACCGGGTAAGTGAAAAAACGATCAGAGTAGTGGTATTTCACCGACGGCCGGGACGCCGACGGGCGGGTCGCCCCGCCGCGCCGAGCGCGCGCCCGGCCTCCCACTTATTCTACACCTCTCATGTCTCTTCACAGCGCCAGACTAGAGTCAAGCTCAACAGGGTCTTCTTTCCCCGCTGATTCCGCCAAGCCCGTTCCCTTGGCTGTGGTTTCGCTGGATAGTAGGTAGGGACAGTGGGAATCTCGTTCATCCATTCATGCGCGTCACTAATTAGATGACGAGGCATTTGGCTATTTAATAAACatataaaattatatgtttCTTTTCCGGGTTAAGTAAAGGTGGCCCGTCCACCTGACCAGATTGGAATTTGTAGCCCACAAAGGGCAAGACACGTTATGAACTGATGAACCCCTCCCTCCCAAAACCAATTCCCACTATCCAGATCTCACCATGCAGGGAAGGGGCCTTAATTTATTTCATGGTACAGAGCACGAGCCTTACTTGTAAAAATATGAACGATATCAACGGATGAGAGGAGCGCCTTGGATGCTAGGGCCCGGGCTATCCTCCCTAGCCTCGCTTTAGAGAGACCCAGGGCCAACAGCAACTCAGCGTTTCTCTCATACCACTTCCCCCGCGCTCCCAAGGGGAAACCAACAAACTGGACGGCCGCCGCATTTGTAAGATCTCGAATTTGCGGTAGAAGGCGTTGATATTTCTTGGCCTTCTCGGCCGCAGCCTCTTTGAGAGATGAGCTGCTGTGCTCGTATCTAACTGTCACGTCCACCACAAGTGCCTTTTCACCTTTAACAAAGATCAAATCCGGTTTAAATAATTCATTCTGTTCATCCCTCAAGTGTGGTTCCTCAAACACTGTCCAACCCTCCCTCTTAGCTTCACCGCTAAGAGTCTCACAGATGGAATTGTGACGTTTAATCCTGGCCTCCTGAGTGATTGGACAGGTTCCGATGATATGGGCGGTTGTTTCCAACTGCGCGCCACAGTGTCTACATGATCTTACACAGACATCTTGCCTACCCCTAGCCAGGAACTCACGAGTCGGGTAGACATTTGCTCTTAATTGTAGCGCCGTTATTAGCTTCCTGTGAGGAATGCCGCGGTATTGTACCATCCACCAATTACTGATCTTGTCATTCTCAAAGTTACCAACACCGTGACCCTGGGAAACCAGCTGTATCCATCTCTTAAATTCCAACTTTCTCCAATCACAAGGTCTTGGAGCGTGGAATCGGGAACGGGGGGCCTCCCACTCCGATAAGGCTTTATCTCCCTCTGCAACCCCTTCGTCCATGGGGATGGGCTCCCAAATTGGCGGGATGGACTCTCTAGTCCCCCCAGCTCTCAACCACAGTTTCTCAAAAGTCCTCTCTAGTTGTTCCCCTTTCAGAAATGAGACAAGAGCCACATCCGAAGATTGAGCCAACTTGAACAATCTTCGCGCCTGGATGTTAGGAATCAGCGCCGCCAACTTGATGATACCCAGCCCACCGTCTTTAAATCTCGAATACAGGATGGCATCACATGTACTTGGAGGGAGATGCAGCCACTCCTTGACTTTCCCTCTGATGGCCAAGTCAAGGGACTCGAGGAGCCCCGATCTTACCTCGGTATGGTCTGCTAGATATATCAGCCTCGGGATGGTATAGGTCCTGAGTATATCCAGCTTCTGAAGAGGTTTGAGTGGTGCTTGCCCAATCCGATCAAGCCACTCTTCCAGTTTCGCGGATAAGCCTGAGTCAGCGAAGCCAACCCAAGGGTCGATCTGGACGCCTAGATATTTCTCAGAGGTCCCTGGGTCGATCATGTTAAGGGGGGTCCCATTAATTTGCCAAACTGGACAGTCATTGATGGTATAAGAGTCCCTTGTCGGCTTGATGTAAAAGCCGTGGCATTTCTCCCCCTGAGTCCGGAGACCGGTAAGCTCACAAAAGGTCTCCAGGATCTTGATGTTATAGCACATGCCTTCCCAGGAATCACTCAGCAGTACCAGATCGTCGGCGAAGGCCATGGCCGTAATCTTAAACCCACCATGATGGAACCCTTTGCCCTCTGTCTCAAGTTTACATAAAAGAGGGTCAAGTGCCAGGTTGAACAACACTGGTGACATTGGGTCGCCCTGATTGACACCGGAACTGATGGTAATTGGGTCTGTTCTCCCTTTCCTGGTGACGATGTACGTTTTGATGTTGTTGTACATCTCACCAACCAACCCCACAATATGGGGGTCGACCCCCCTCTGAGCCAGACCCGCCAGAATGTGTCCATGACACACGGTGTCAAAAGCCTTGGCAATGTCCACAAACATAACCCCCAGATTTTTCCGCTCCTGCTTCGCACACTTAACCATAAGCTGCAACAGCTTTAGGTTCTCGGAACAGCCAGACGCACTAATAAACCCCCGCTGCCTGGGGTTGATGGGACATGCCCGCGACAGCCTCGCGGTAGCGATCCTGGAGAACAACCTAAGCACCACAGATGCAATGGTGATAGGCCTCCAGTTATTGATATCACCAAGACGCTCCTCCCGGGAGGACTTGGGTATCAAAACTGTCCGGCATTCCCGGAGTGCATCCGGTACCGTTCCGGTAACGAGCCAGAGGTTGAAGATCTCAGTCAACCGGGAGAACTTCGGGTCCAATTTGGAAAGGTGACCCAAAGTAATCCCATCTGGCCCAGGAGCAGAGGTTGTCTTCATCTCATCCAAGTTTTTACCAATCTCTTTCTCGGTAATCAGGTCTTGAAACTTGATGTTATCCGCGTCCCTGTAAACAGGGAACGTTTCAAGACCCTTAAAACAAACCGATGACTCCCACCTTGCCTTAAAAGCACTATGGACAGTGCCAGATGGTATTTGGCATTGCAGGGCTTCCGTGTCATCCAATATGACACGTGCTAACCTTCCTCTATGCACCTGAAACAGCCTCTGATATCGAAGATATTTTCCACGTTTCTCAGCACGTTTACGCATCCATTTAGCTGTTATTTTGGATGCGTCTGGGCCATGCAGCCTTCGCAACCTCGGACCCCTGGGAGTCCTAGGGCCAAGCCTACTCAGGCTATCCCGAAACATCTCATATTCCTCATTCACCACTTTCTGCGGATCTTGCCCAtctaagatttttaagaaggcCTCCTTACAACTAGTGAACCCGCCAGCTGATAGTCTCCGCCTGATGGTCCCAATATAATGGAGCTTTAACTGTCCCTCTTGCGGCCCTTTAGCAGATTGGGGAGGATGTTCACTCCCGACTTTCTCGCCTTCTCCTAGATGTTTCTTTGAGGGACTTTTACTCAGAAGGCGTCTTTTATCACTAATCTGCTTGGCCGTTTTAGATGGAATATGCTCCATTATCAGCTGATTGATGTTCCTACTACCAGCAAACCTCTCCACCAGTTGTTTCAGGagagcctcctcctcctcagtccATACCTTTTTGTGGGCTCCTCTCAAAGATGACTCTTTGGGGCGAGAGGCCGCGATCCGTTCCTCATTTCGCACAAGAGGATGTTTAAGTCTCTTGTGCTGACCCAGGCCCACCTTGGTTGCAAAACCGCGGTGACACACCTCACAGGACCATTCGCCCGTTGGAACCACACTGACCATCCCCTTACACCGGGGGACATGACAGGCGATACTGTGGTATTTAAGATGTTGCTTACCACACTTAGAGCACCGAAAAAAGATCTTACTCTGACCATGGACTCTCTTTAGATGGTCAATCAGCCCCAACATCCTAGTGAATCTGGTGGAGCAGCGCGGACAGGATGGATTTTTGTCCGGGACGGACACCACCGGAGTTTTCGGAGGTGATCCAGCCCCACTGCACACCGGAGGAACCACTGGTGTTACTGGACCTCCTGATTCACTTATCTCGCACTCAAATCGCTCTTCCCGAACAAGCCCAGAGGGCAAGATGTCATAAGGTTCAGGGAAGCGGGCCAAGCACTCCCTGGCGTTACCCAGATGAAATCCTCCTTCAAAACACACATTGGAATTCACAAATTCCAGTGTCACCAGATCGTAACTTTCCTCACACAACACCACAGGAGGAGGTGGAATTTCAGCCCTACTGACCCACAGATGTAACGGGTCAGTTTGAGTGCCCGTTGATACCAACCGTAAAGCCAAAGACTGTACCATTGTAAGACCGAAAGATGGTAATTGGTCACTGTCACAATCAATTGAGGGTTGTCCAAGTCCACAGCCAGAACCCTCCACCAGCTGCAGACTGTGTCCAACTTAGCCCGTGGACAAGGCTTCGGGCAACAGCGAACGGCTGCGCCAAACCGGTTTTTCTGCAAATTGTGAAACTACCGCTGGGTGGCGAGTCCAACCGATAGGGAGGGGGCAACTAGTGCACCCTCACTCACACTGGGGCAGAAGTCAACTCAGTTACCCTTTACGGGCATCCAGCGGGACCACGCGGAGGTGTGACTTCTGCAGCTATGCCCAGTTAGTAACTAGCTCTCTCCGGCTACCCCAAGAGAGTCATAGTTACTCCCGCCGTTTACCCGCGCTTCATTGAATTTCTTCACTTTGACATTCAGAGCACTGGGCAGAAATCACATCGCGTCAACACCCGCCTCGGGCCTTCGCGatgctttgttttaattaaacagTCGGATTCCCCTGGTCCGCACCAGTTCTAAGCCGGCTGCTAGGCGCCGGCCGAGGCGGGGCGCCggcccggggaccccccccggGGACCCACCCCCGCGCGCGAACCGCTCGGCCGACGCCGGCCGCGGCCGCGcgccgggccgccgccgccgccgccgccggagGACCGGCGACGACGACGACGacggccggcggcggccgccgctGGGGCGCCGGCCGCGGCAAGGCGGAGGGCGGGCGAAggggggggcgggcggcgcccGCCGCAGCTGGGGCGATCCACGGGAAGGGCCCGGCGCGCGTCCAGAGTCGCCGCCGCGCGCGCGCGCCGCGCGCCCCGGCACCCGGGCGGGCCACGCGGAGCGCACTCACCCGCGCGCGGCGCCTCGTCCAGCCGCGGCGCGCGCCCAGCCCCGCTTCGCGCCCCAGCCCGACCGACCCAGCCCTTAGAGCCAATCCTTATCCCGAAGTTACGGATCCGGCTTGCCGACTTCCCTTACCTACATTGTTCCAACATGCCAGAGGCTGTTCACCTTGGAGACCTGCTGCGGATATGGGTACGGCCCGGCGCGAGACTTACACCCTCTCCCCCGGATTTTCACGGGCCAGCGAGAGCTCACCGGACGCCGCCGGAACCGCGACGCTTTCCAAGGCGCGGGCCCCTCTCTCGGGGCGAACCCATTCCAGGGCGCCCGGCCCTtcacaaagaaaagagaactcTCCCCGGGGCTCCCGCCGGCTTCTCCGGGATCGGTTGCGTCACCGCACTGGGCGCCTCGCGGCGCCCGTCTCCGCCACTCCGGATTCGGGGATCTGAACCCGACTCCCTTTCGATCGGCTGAGGGCAACGGAGGCCATCGCCCGCCCCTTCGGAACGGCGCTCGCCTATCGCTTAGGACCGACTGACCCATGTTCAACTGCTGTTCACATGGAACCCTGCTCCACTTCGGCCTTCAAAGCTCTCGTTTGAATATTTGCTACTACCACCAAGATCTGCACCTGCGGCGGCTCCACCCGGGCCCACGCCCCAGGCTTCGAGGCTCACCGCAGCGGCCCTCCTACTCGTCGCGGCCTAGCCCCCGCGGGCATCGCACTGCCGGCGACGGCCGGGTATGGGCCCGACGCTCCAGCGCCATCCATTTTCAGGGCTAGTTGATTCGGCAGGTGAGTTGTTACACACTCCTTAGCGGATTCCGACTTCCATGGCCACCGTCCTGCTGTCTAGATCAACCAACACCTTTTCTGGGCTCTGATGAGCGTCGGCATCGGGCGCCTTAACCCGGCGTTCGGTTCATCCCGCAGCGCCAGTTCTGCTTACCAAAAGTGGCCCACTGAGCACTCGCATTCCACGGCGCGGCTCCACGCCAGCGAGCCGGCCCCCTTACCCATTGAAAGTTTGAGAATAGGTTGAGATCGTTTCGGCCCCAAGACCTCTAATCATTCGCTTTACCGGGTAAAACTGCCCATTGCCGAGTGCCAGCTATCCTGAGGGAAACTTCGGAGGGAACCAGCTACTAGATGGTTCGATTAGTCTTTCGCCCCTAGACCCGGGTCGGACGACCGATTTGCACGTCAGGACCGCTACGGACCTCCACCAGAGTTTCCTCTGGCTTCGCCCTGCCCAGGCATAGTTCACCATCTTTCGGGTCCTAGCACGGACGCTCACGCTCCACCTCCCCGGCCCCGCGAGGGGGCGGCGGGCGAGACGGGCCGGTGGTGCGCCCGGGGCTGCCAGGCGCGACAACGCGCCCCGGGATCCCACCTCAGCCGGCGCGCGCCGGCCCTCACCTTCATTGCGCCGCGGGCTTTCGACACGAGCCCCTGACTCGCGCACGTGCTAGACTCCTTGGTCCGTGTTTCAAGACGGGTCGGGTGGGTAGCCGACATCGCCGCGGACCCCGGGCGCCCCTGGCGCGGCCCGtgagcccggcccggcggcgccGCGCGGTCGGGGCGCACTGAGGACAGTCCGCCCCGGTTGACAGCGGCGCCGGGGgccggcgggcccggcccccgcACCCCCGCGCGAAACGCCGCGCTGCGAGGACGCCGCCCCCCGCCCTCCcggaggagagagggagcgCGACGCCCCCCGCCACGGCGCCGCCGACGGGGGGGGAGGAGGGCGCGGCGGCGGTCCTCTCCCTCGGCCCCGGGATTCGGCGAGAGCTGCTGCCCGGGGGCTGTAACACCCGCCGCCGCTCGCGCGGCGCCGGGCCACCTGCCCGCCGGAGGCCTTCCCAGCCGACCCGGAGCCGGTCGCGGCGCACCGCCGCGGAGGAAATGCGCCCGGCCAGGGCCGGCAGCCGGCCGGGCGGCGGTCCCCGCACCGGCCCGCcccccccggcccgcccccgcGGGCGGGTGCCCGGGGGACGGAGGGGAGGCGGAGGCGAGGATCCGCCGGACCCGCGCCGGCCGACCGCAACTCGCCGGGTTGAATCCTCCGGGCGGACTGCGCGGGCCCCACCCGTTTACCTCTTAACGGTTTCACGCCCTCTTGAACTCTCTCTTCAAAGTTCTTTTCAACTTTCCCTTACGGTACTTGTTGGCTATCGGTCTCGTGCCGGTATTTAGCCTTAGATGGAGTTTACCACCCGCTTTGGGCTGCATTCCCAAGCAACCCGACTCCGAGAagccccgggcccggcgcgCCGGGGGGCCGCTACCGGCCTCACACCGTCCGCGGGCTGCGGCCTCGATCACAAGGACTTGGGTCCCCCGAGAGCGCCGCCGGGGAGGGGGGCTTCTGTACGCCACATGTCCCGCGCCCCACCGCGGGGCGGGGATTCGGCGCTGGGCTCTTCCCTCTTCGCTCGCCGTTACTGAGGGAATCCTCGTTAGTTTCTTTTCCTCCGCTGACTAATATGCTTAAATTCAGCGGGTCGCCACGTCTGATCTGAGGTCGCAAGCCAAAAGGAAAGCCGCGccgcgcgcccgccgccgccgccgcccttcCCGCAGGGAAGCGCGCCCGCGCCGACCGCCGCACGGCCACGGCTACGACTCCGCTCCTTTCTTTCCCCCGACGCGCCTCGCCGCCCCATTTGGCTCCACGCgccccccccccttccccccggcGCCCGCGCGCCGGAGGTGGGAGGGgcgagagagagacagagacgGCGAGACGACGCCCAGAGACGGAGGGAACCCCCGTCCCGGAGACGACGGCCGAAAAGGGAAGCGCGGCAGAGACGGCCCCGAACGGGAATCCGGCCGGCCGGCGCGCGTCGGCCTCGGCGGGGAGAGAGAGACGCGAAGAGAGATCGGCGGCGCCCGCAACGCCCCGCGGGACGACGACAGGGGAAAAGGCCGGCGGGAAGGAGAAGGGGGCCGACCCCCCTGTCCCCGGCGCCCCCGGCCCCACGCGCGCGCGGCAGCACGGCACGGTACCGCCACGGTACCCACCCGCAGACAGCCGCCCGCGCAGGGGGGGAGCCCCGGGGGCGAGGCCCGCGCCTCGCCTCCCTCTCTCGGCCCTTCTCCTCTCGCCTCCCGGCGGCGTTCACGACGCCGCCTTCTCTCACGCTCTCCTCTCCGTCCGCCGCCGCCGCACGCCTCGGCGCGGTCCCGGCGAGGACGAGGCTCCGCCCCAGCGGCTCGCTCCGGGAGCGGGGAGCTACGGAGCGCTCCCCGAGTCTGCATTTAGGGGGA
Encoded proteins:
- the LOC134546461 gene encoding basic proline-rich protein-like, which encodes MVASRQWLLSQAHAPGVYRPSQTPHLPLSPERVAAGARRPLGARSESPPRGSPPRLTGCNSFRFSEQPDALINPRCLGLMGHARDSLAVAILENNLSTTDAMVIGLQLLISPRRSSREDLGIKTVRHSRSASGTVPAPAEAGRRPGDPPRGPTPAREPLGRRRPRPRAGPPPPPPPEDRRRRRRRPAAAAAGAPAAARRRAGEGGGGRRPPQLGRSTGRARRASRVAAARARRAPRHPGGPRGAHSPARGASSSRGARPAPLRAPARPTQPLEPILIPKLRIRLADFPYLHCSNMPEAVHLGDLLRIWVRPGARLTPSPPDFHGPARAHRTPPEPRRFPRRGPLSRGEPIPGRPALHKEKRTLPGAPAGFSGIGCVTALGASRRPSPPLRIRGSEPDSLSIG